In the Solibacillus sp. FSL K6-1523 genome, one interval contains:
- a CDS encoding DUF2812 domain-containing protein, with translation MKKFRLFIDQQKEEKWLNEMIQKGWVCRRISSFGVYNFEKINHFEQAIRLDFQSFKSKDMYQQYTLLHEDFGWKHIGGSRWSSLQYWLKPTDGLDELYSDNASEKCYLERLVKYYGACTFLFIILTVGLFNNALQYTNLKSAYFTPGLWDKEGTAFIFAFLFETPFALLRFGSPWFIIICGIAFTTTYLKYKKELEKTA, from the coding sequence GAAGTTTAGATTGTTTATTGATCAACAAAAAGAAGAAAAATGGTTAAATGAGATGATTCAAAAAGGATGGGTATGCAGGAGAATCAGTTCATTTGGCGTATATAATTTCGAAAAAATCAATCATTTCGAGCAAGCAATTCGCCTTGATTTTCAATCGTTCAAGTCAAAAGATATGTATCAGCAATATACATTATTGCATGAGGACTTTGGTTGGAAGCATATAGGCGGTTCACGGTGGTCTTCATTACAATACTGGCTCAAACCTACAGATGGTCTGGATGAATTATATTCAGATAATGCCTCAGAAAAATGTTATTTGGAACGTTTGGTTAAATATTATGGTGCTTGTACATTTTTATTTATCATATTAACGGTGGGTTTATTTAATAACGCGTTACAATACACAAATCTAAAGTCAGCCTATTTTACTCCCGGGCTTTGGGACAAAGAGGGTACCGCATTTATATTCGCTTTTTTATTTGAAACACCATTTGCCCTTTTAAGATTTGGCAGCCCTTGGTTTATCATTATTTGTGGTATCGCTTTTACGACGACGTATTTAAAGTACAAGAAAGAGTTGGAAAAAACGGCGTAA
- a CDS encoding MmcQ/YjbR family DNA-binding protein — protein sequence MEKSKLQSFCLTLPGTTHDYQVDWQADRYHVGGKMFAMMGGDVERKPIITLKCDPARAEELRETYPGIIPGYYMNKTHWNSIYFDSDLSNELIENLILHSYQLVFEKLTKKVQNEIDPKHD from the coding sequence ATGGAGAAATCTAAACTTCAATCTTTTTGTCTCACACTACCTGGAACGACACATGATTACCAAGTAGACTGGCAAGCGGATCGTTATCATGTTGGTGGAAAAATGTTCGCAATGATGGGTGGAGATGTTGAAAGAAAGCCCATCATCACTTTAAAATGCGATCCCGCGCGTGCGGAAGAGTTACGAGAAACCTATCCAGGTATTATTCCTGGTTATTATATGAATAAGACGCACTGGAATTCTATTTATTTTGATTCAGATTTATCTAATGAATTGATAGAAAATCTAATTCTCCATTCTTATCAGCTGGTTTTTGAGAAACTAACAAAGAAAGTTCAAAATGAAATCGATCCTAAACACGATTAA
- a CDS encoding 3-hydroxyacyl-CoA dehydrogenase family protein → MSLSYKKFREVIFVLDEGIDKGMVLGTNQPIGPLKLADMIGLDMLLYVQETLLNETGNSKYRISLLLKKLVRAGHYRWKTGQGFYCYS, encoded by the coding sequence GTGAGTTTAAGCTATAAAAAATTTCGTGAAGTCATTTTTGTTTTAGATGAAGGTATTGATAAAGGAATGGTTTTAGGAACAAATCAACCAATCGGCCCTTTAAAACTTGCGGATATGATTGGCTTGGATATGTTACTGTACGTTCAAGAAACGCTACTTAATGAAACCGGTAATTCAAAATATCGCATTTCTTTATTGCTGAAAAAACTAGTACGTGCAGGGCATTATCGATGGAAAACAGGACAGGGGTTTTATTGTTATAGTTAA
- a CDS encoding class I adenylate-forming enzyme family protein, with amino-acid sequence MLLPELFGNYAKNQPDKVFTSYNGREWTYREFYEKAKRIAAYFQSKCYEKEDIIALYSLNTDLFLVCYFGLQLGGFSVMPVNTKLAVPEVEYIFNHSKAKSLIYDVRIEHVINETQHVFHEKLAIGGEDQLGKILTDETLHFTPVPLGEHDTSVIMYTSGTTGKPKGVMLTHRNIMAAGEIWSEVMDITENDRMLVSTPLFHCAAAHVFVVPVTYKGGTIIIEEAFSTDKTLALLQNAKPTMFFGVPAMYTILLNLPHIKEIELPTLRLFGYGAAPMPYEILKKLKETFPNIKVQNLYGQTENSPAASSLKDHHALSKIGSVGEPLPQTEVRVVDEYGKSLPIGQVGEIVVKGPQVMKGYLKNEEETARTIKEGWLYSGDLGRFDEDGLLYIVDRKKDMINRGGENVYPIEVEDVLYQIPELLEAAVVGVPHPVYGEVPKAYVVLKEGQSLTEDQVKNYSATQLAKYKVPVEVEFLNELPRNASGKVMKHTLRPKEDAGV; translated from the coding sequence ATGTTACTACCTGAATTATTCGGAAATTATGCGAAAAATCAACCAGACAAAGTGTTTACTTCTTATAACGGACGTGAGTGGACATATCGTGAGTTTTACGAAAAAGCGAAACGAATCGCAGCTTATTTTCAATCAAAATGCTATGAAAAGGAAGATATTATCGCGCTTTATTCATTAAACACGGATCTATTTTTAGTATGTTATTTCGGTTTACAATTGGGTGGATTTTCTGTAATGCCCGTTAATACAAAGCTCGCTGTACCTGAAGTGGAATATATTTTCAATCATTCAAAAGCCAAGTCACTTATTTACGATGTCCGAATTGAACATGTCATTAATGAAACGCAACATGTCTTCCATGAAAAACTCGCAATCGGCGGTGAAGATCAGCTTGGGAAAATTCTTACGGATGAAACCCTCCACTTTACACCTGTGCCATTAGGGGAACATGATACATCCGTCATTATGTACACATCTGGAACAACCGGGAAGCCTAAAGGAGTAATGCTGACGCACAGAAATATTATGGCGGCTGGGGAAATTTGGTCAGAAGTCATGGATATTACAGAAAATGACCGCATGCTTGTATCCACTCCATTATTTCACTGTGCAGCAGCGCATGTTTTCGTTGTCCCGGTTACGTATAAAGGCGGCACAATCATTATTGAAGAGGCATTTTCAACTGACAAAACACTAGCGCTTTTACAAAATGCCAAGCCGACGATGTTCTTCGGTGTTCCAGCGATGTATACAATTCTATTAAATTTACCACATATAAAAGAAATTGAGCTTCCAACATTGCGTTTATTCGGTTACGGTGCCGCACCAATGCCTTATGAAATATTGAAGAAATTGAAAGAAACCTTCCCAAACATTAAAGTACAAAATTTATATGGCCAAACGGAAAATTCACCTGCTGCTTCTTCACTCAAAGACCATCATGCGCTAAGCAAAATCGGCTCTGTTGGTGAACCTTTGCCACAAACGGAAGTACGAGTAGTCGATGAATATGGAAAGTCACTACCTATTGGACAGGTGGGGGAAATTGTTGTTAAGGGACCTCAAGTGATGAAAGGCTATTTAAAAAATGAGGAAGAAACAGCGCGCACAATTAAAGAAGGCTGGCTCTATTCAGGTGATTTAGGCCGCTTTGACGAGGACGGTCTACTGTATATTGTTGACCGTAAAAAAGACATGATTAATCGAGGCGGAGAAAATGTTTACCCCATTGAAGTAGAAGATGTACTTTATCAAATTCCTGAACTATTGGAAGCGGCAGTAGTCGGCGTCCCACATCCCGTATACGGAGAAGTGCCAAAAGCTTACGTCGTATTGAAGGAAGGGCAATCACTGACGGAGGACCAAGTGAAGAACTACTCGGCAACACAGCTCGCAAAATATAAAGTGCCAGTGGAAGTAGAATTTTTGAATGAATTGCCGAGAAACGCTTCCGGTAAAGTGATGAAGCATACATTGCGACCTAAAGAGGATGCAGGTGTGTGA
- a CDS encoding TetR/AcrR family transcriptional regulator: protein MKLSEKKILKKKEQILLSAITIVNRRGYDGATMEEIAAEMLMTKGSLYYYFKNKGDLMYQCHKLVLAQATEELEEILLEEGSAEHLLRKMVATHINYAVDEKETFNLIIEPKQMFNPEQIEPVLKLRKYYSNLFDQAIEKGVTSGEFHVKEPIIVRMMILGAMNWIQQWYNPTGRMTKEELKQQFAAYIIKLLK, encoded by the coding sequence ATGAAACTCTCTGAGAAAAAGATCTTAAAGAAGAAAGAACAAATTTTATTATCTGCCATTACAATCGTGAATCGGAGAGGTTATGACGGTGCAACAATGGAAGAAATTGCGGCAGAAATGTTGATGACAAAAGGTTCATTATATTATTACTTTAAAAATAAAGGCGATCTCATGTACCAATGTCATAAACTTGTTCTCGCGCAAGCAACTGAGGAGCTTGAAGAAATTTTACTGGAAGAAGGCTCTGCGGAACATCTACTACGAAAAATGGTCGCCACGCATATTAACTATGCAGTAGATGAAAAAGAAACGTTCAACTTAATTATCGAGCCGAAACAAATGTTTAATCCAGAGCAAATTGAACCTGTGCTGAAATTACGAAAATATTATTCTAATTTATTTGATCAGGCTATTGAAAAAGGGGTCACTTCAGGGGAATTCCATGTGAAAGAGCCGATTATTGTCCGAATGATGATACTCGGTGCAATGAACTGGATTCAACAGTGGTATAACCCGACTGGCAGAATGACGAAGGAAGAGCTAAAACAGCAATTTGCAGCGTATATTATTAAACTATTGAAATAA
- a CDS encoding acyl-CoA dehydrogenase family protein produces MKAKFLTKEHDMFREALHKMLQKEAYPYYEKWEEQRDIPRDFWLKLGENGFLLPWVDEQYGGLGLDFSYSMILTEELEKVGVGLASGICLHSDIVSPYIAAYGTEQQKQKWLPKSVSGEFISAIAMTEPGAGSDLAGIKTTARKDGDHYILNGEKTFITNGMHADYVVVVCKTDPHAQPAHRGISLLIVENGIAGFKRGKKLNKIGMHSGDTAELIFEDVKVPVENLLGEEGKGFYYLMEKLQQERLVVALQVQVEAEEMLKLTINYVKERKAFGSRIADFQNTQFKLAEMATEIDIGRTYVNTLTEKHINGEDIVKEVSMAKWWISEMAKRVAAECLQLHGGYGYMEEYEIARRYRDISVTSIYAGTTEIMKGIIAKKILS; encoded by the coding sequence ATGAAAGCTAAATTCTTAACAAAAGAGCATGATATGTTTCGAGAAGCGCTTCACAAAATGCTCCAAAAAGAAGCGTATCCCTATTACGAAAAATGGGAAGAACAACGCGATATTCCACGCGACTTTTGGTTAAAGCTAGGGGAAAATGGTTTCTTACTTCCATGGGTGGATGAACAGTATGGGGGACTTGGGCTTGATTTTTCTTACTCTATGATTTTAACGGAAGAGTTAGAAAAGGTAGGCGTTGGTTTAGCAAGTGGCATTTGTTTGCACTCTGATATTGTAAGCCCTTACATCGCGGCGTATGGCACCGAGCAGCAAAAACAAAAGTGGCTGCCAAAGAGCGTTTCAGGGGAATTTATTTCCGCCATTGCTATGACAGAGCCAGGAGCTGGTTCCGACTTAGCCGGCATCAAAACGACCGCGCGTAAAGACGGGGATCACTATATTTTAAATGGGGAGAAAACATTCATTACAAACGGCATGCACGCAGATTACGTCGTTGTTGTTTGTAAAACAGATCCCCATGCACAACCCGCGCACCGAGGAATTAGTTTACTCATTGTGGAAAATGGCATAGCCGGCTTCAAACGAGGTAAAAAGTTAAATAAAATCGGCATGCATTCTGGTGATACAGCAGAGCTTATTTTTGAGGATGTAAAAGTACCTGTCGAAAATTTGCTTGGGGAAGAAGGAAAAGGCTTTTATTACTTAATGGAAAAACTGCAACAAGAGCGCCTTGTCGTAGCGCTCCAAGTTCAAGTGGAAGCGGAGGAAATGCTGAAACTAACAATTAATTATGTGAAAGAGCGTAAAGCTTTCGGTAGCCGAATTGCTGATTTCCAAAACACACAATTTAAACTTGCTGAAATGGCGACAGAAATTGACATCGGGAGAACGTATGTGAATACTTTGACCGAAAAACATATAAATGGCGAGGATATCGTAAAAGAAGTTTCGATGGCCAAGTGGTGGATTAGTGAAATGGCGAAACGAGTAGCAGCAGAATGCCTTCAACTCCATGGTGGCTATGGCTATATGGAGGAATACGAAATTGCCCGAAGATACCGCGACATTTCGGTGACGTCTATTTACGCTGGTACGACCGAAATTATGAAAGGCATTATCGCGAAGAAAATACTGTCGTAG
- a CDS encoding SRPBCC family protein, which yields MSTKIEIIYTLNAAREIVFKAFTQAEHLRNWWGPKGWDFNISTFEFSQDGVFHYSQKSPDGDIMWVKFIYDEISTPEKFIYTQFFSDEEGNLVRAPFDNTWPLKIRNTFTFLEHDGKTTLTMIETPVSATEEELKTFVESQDMVQEGFSGTFNQLEDYLSKESNMQN from the coding sequence ATGTCTACTAAAATTGAAATCATCTACACTTTAAATGCTGCTCGGGAGATTGTTTTTAAGGCATTCACCCAAGCAGAACATCTGCGAAATTGGTGGGGACCAAAAGGATGGGATTTTAACATTTCTACGTTCGAGTTCAGCCAGGATGGTGTTTTCCACTATAGCCAGAAATCCCCTGATGGCGATATCATGTGGGTCAAATTCATTTATGATGAAATTAGCACCCCGGAAAAGTTTATTTATACCCAATTCTTTTCCGATGAAGAAGGCAATCTCGTGCGTGCACCATTTGACAATACCTGGCCTCTGAAAATACGGAATACATTTACGTTCTTAGAACACGATGGCAAAACAACCCTTACGATGATTGAGACTCCTGTATCAGCAACCGAAGAGGAACTTAAAACCTTTGTAGAATCACAAGATATGGTTCAAGAAGGATTCTCAGGCACCTTCAATCAATTAGAAGATTATTTGTCAAAGGAATCAAATATGCAGAACTGA
- a CDS encoding helix-turn-helix domain-containing protein — translation MDNEKIGHLIYQLRKEKGLTQKQLADEMHLSDRTISKWERGYGCPDITLLPQLSALLEVPIEDLLDGEVTMNEMVGGNMKKSLYYVCPNCTNIGLATGNFTVSCCGRKLEPLEAKKATNAEKLSVEMIDNEWFVSSEHPMTKEHYISFVAFATGEQIQLIKQYPEWGLNVRLPKKKLGQMFWYDTKDGLFYQYVR, via the coding sequence GTGGATAATGAAAAAATTGGTCATCTTATTTATCAATTGCGGAAAGAAAAAGGGTTAACTCAAAAACAACTAGCGGATGAAATGCATCTTTCTGACCGCACGATTTCAAAATGGGAGCGCGGTTATGGATGTCCTGATATTACGTTGCTACCGCAATTATCAGCCCTCCTAGAAGTACCGATTGAAGACTTATTAGATGGGGAAGTTACTATGAACGAAATGGTAGGAGGAAATATGAAAAAATCACTTTATTATGTATGCCCAAATTGTACAAACATTGGGCTTGCAACAGGAAACTTCACGGTATCATGCTGTGGTCGAAAACTTGAGCCACTTGAAGCAAAAAAAGCTACAAACGCTGAAAAATTAAGCGTTGAGATGATTGACAATGAATGGTTCGTTTCCAGCGAACACCCGATGACAAAGGAACATTATATTTCGTTTGTAGCCTTTGCAACAGGGGAACAAATCCAACTGATCAAACAATACCCTGAATGGGGTTTGAACGTAAGGCTGCCAAAGAAAAAATTGGGTCAAATGTTCTGGTACGATACGAAAGATGGGTTGTTTTATCAGTATGTAAGGTAA